One part of the Glycine soja cultivar W05 chromosome 11, ASM419377v2, whole genome shotgun sequence genome encodes these proteins:
- the LOC114373434 gene encoding B3 domain-containing transcription factor VRN1-like isoform X2 has protein sequence MEVPWLSVFFLQLRLPDNFMRKYGGELSPIVTLSVPDGSVWHVGLKKADNKYCFLDGWKEFVQRYSIGVGYLLVFRYEGKSSFNVHIFNLATSEINYQSVTRSSNEGLHFTNCLKFFEEMEGEDSIEISDSSPSHLSPSSLQNQALAGSVDKMMPGKSYNTPPALQNLFNGSKLNSINWGEGGNAHSSRSANSLDNRLTRDIGLQFNAVEFKRSTEELKLRASIEERMKKTTRKKRKSDGQEPSAGHEEEVEMRFRFYESASARKRTVTAEERERVINEAKAFEPSNPFCRVVLRPSYLYRGCIMYLPSCFAEKHLNGVSGFIKLQISNGRQWPVRCLYKGGRAKLSQGWFEFSLENNLGEGDVCVFELLRMKEVVLQVTIFHVTEDVGLLSPPLQHNQNMTSAKLLSTPLQQHLTSTKMVRN, from the exons AGGCTTCCGGATAATTTTATGAGGAAATATGGGGGTGAACTCTCTCCAATTGTTACCCTCTCTGTTCCTGATGGTAGTGTCTGGCATGTAGGATTGAAAAAAGCAGACAACAAGtattgtttccttgatggttggAAAGAGTTTGTTCAACGCTATTCCATTGGTGTTGGATACTTGTTGGTATTCAGATACGAAGGAAAGTCATCTTTCAATgtccatatttttaatttggctACTTCTGAGATAAACTATCAATCAGTCACACGAAGCAGTAATGAAGGGCTTCACTTCACAAATTGTcttaaattttttgaagaaatGGAAGGTGAAGATTCCATTGAAATCTCGGATTCATCACCCTCCCACCTTTCACCCAGTTCATTGCAAAATCAAGCTCTTGCTGGATCAGTAGATAAAATGATGCCCGGAAAGAGTTATAATACACCTCCAGCATTGCAGAATCTGTTCAATGGATCTAAACTTAATAGCATAAACTGGGGAGAAGGTGGTAATGCCCATTCTTCAAGAAGTGCCAATTCACTAGATAATCGATTGACCAGAGACATAGGACTTCAGTTTAATGCAGTCGAGTTTAAAAGATCTACTGAAGAATTGAAATTGCGTGCTTCCATCGAGGAAAGGATGAAAAAAACTACAAGAAAGAAGCGAAAATCAG ATGGCCAGGAACCCTCTGCTGGGCACGAAGAGGAGGTAGAAATGCGCTTTAGATTTTATGAAAGTGCTTCTGCAAGAAAAAGAACTGTGACAGctgaagaaagagagagggtcATCAACGAAGCAAAAGCATTTGAACCATCTAATCCTTTCTGTCGAGTTGTCCTGCGGCCCTCATATTTATATAGGGGATGCATAATG taTCTGCCATCATGCTTTGCAGAGAAGCATTTGAATGGAGTTTCAGGGtttattaaacttcagatctcTAATGGTAGACAGTGGCCGGTTCGCTGCCTTTATAAAGGAGGTAGAGCCAAGTTAAGCCAGGGGTGGTTTGAATTTTCATTAGAGAACAATTTAGGGGAAGGTGATGTCTGTGTGTTTGAGCTGCTTAGAATGAAAGAAGTAGTGCTGCAAGTTACCATCTTTCATGTTACCGAGGATGTGGGACTGTTGAGCCCTCCTTTGCAGCATAACCAAAACATGACCTCAGCTAAACTGTTAAGCACTCCCTTGCAGCAACACCTCACTTCAACTA
- the LOC114373434 gene encoding B3 domain-containing transcription factor VRN1-like isoform X1: MPHPSFHKLLLPSTVQPNQQLRLPDNFMRKYGGELSPIVTLSVPDGSVWHVGLKKADNKYCFLDGWKEFVQRYSIGVGYLLVFRYEGKSSFNVHIFNLATSEINYQSVTRSSNEGLHFTNCLKFFEEMEGEDSIEISDSSPSHLSPSSLQNQALAGSVDKMMPGKSYNTPPALQNLFNGSKLNSINWGEGGNAHSSRSANSLDNRLTRDIGLQFNAVEFKRSTEELKLRASIEERMKKTTRKKRKSDGQEPSAGHEEEVEMRFRFYESASARKRTVTAEERERVINEAKAFEPSNPFCRVVLRPSYLYRGCIMYLPSCFAEKHLNGVSGFIKLQISNGRQWPVRCLYKGGRAKLSQGWFEFSLENNLGEGDVCVFELLRMKEVVLQVTIFHVTEDVGLLSPPLQHNQNMTSAKLLSTPLQQHLTSTKMVRN; the protein is encoded by the exons AGGCTTCCGGATAATTTTATGAGGAAATATGGGGGTGAACTCTCTCCAATTGTTACCCTCTCTGTTCCTGATGGTAGTGTCTGGCATGTAGGATTGAAAAAAGCAGACAACAAGtattgtttccttgatggttggAAAGAGTTTGTTCAACGCTATTCCATTGGTGTTGGATACTTGTTGGTATTCAGATACGAAGGAAAGTCATCTTTCAATgtccatatttttaatttggctACTTCTGAGATAAACTATCAATCAGTCACACGAAGCAGTAATGAAGGGCTTCACTTCACAAATTGTcttaaattttttgaagaaatGGAAGGTGAAGATTCCATTGAAATCTCGGATTCATCACCCTCCCACCTTTCACCCAGTTCATTGCAAAATCAAGCTCTTGCTGGATCAGTAGATAAAATGATGCCCGGAAAGAGTTATAATACACCTCCAGCATTGCAGAATCTGTTCAATGGATCTAAACTTAATAGCATAAACTGGGGAGAAGGTGGTAATGCCCATTCTTCAAGAAGTGCCAATTCACTAGATAATCGATTGACCAGAGACATAGGACTTCAGTTTAATGCAGTCGAGTTTAAAAGATCTACTGAAGAATTGAAATTGCGTGCTTCCATCGAGGAAAGGATGAAAAAAACTACAAGAAAGAAGCGAAAATCAG ATGGCCAGGAACCCTCTGCTGGGCACGAAGAGGAGGTAGAAATGCGCTTTAGATTTTATGAAAGTGCTTCTGCAAGAAAAAGAACTGTGACAGctgaagaaagagagagggtcATCAACGAAGCAAAAGCATTTGAACCATCTAATCCTTTCTGTCGAGTTGTCCTGCGGCCCTCATATTTATATAGGGGATGCATAATG taTCTGCCATCATGCTTTGCAGAGAAGCATTTGAATGGAGTTTCAGGGtttattaaacttcagatctcTAATGGTAGACAGTGGCCGGTTCGCTGCCTTTATAAAGGAGGTAGAGCCAAGTTAAGCCAGGGGTGGTTTGAATTTTCATTAGAGAACAATTTAGGGGAAGGTGATGTCTGTGTGTTTGAGCTGCTTAGAATGAAAGAAGTAGTGCTGCAAGTTACCATCTTTCATGTTACCGAGGATGTGGGACTGTTGAGCCCTCCTTTGCAGCATAACCAAAACATGACCTCAGCTAAACTGTTAAGCACTCCCTTGCAGCAACACCTCACTTCAACTA
- the LOC114373434 gene encoding B3 domain-containing transcription factor VRN1-like isoform X3, which produces MRKYGGELSPIVTLSVPDGSVWHVGLKKADNKYCFLDGWKEFVQRYSIGVGYLLVFRYEGKSSFNVHIFNLATSEINYQSVTRSSNEGLHFTNCLKFFEEMEGEDSIEISDSSPSHLSPSSLQNQALAGSVDKMMPGKSYNTPPALQNLFNGSKLNSINWGEGGNAHSSRSANSLDNRLTRDIGLQFNAVEFKRSTEELKLRASIEERMKKTTRKKRKSDGQEPSAGHEEEVEMRFRFYESASARKRTVTAEERERVINEAKAFEPSNPFCRVVLRPSYLYRGCIMYLPSCFAEKHLNGVSGFIKLQISNGRQWPVRCLYKGGRAKLSQGWFEFSLENNLGEGDVCVFELLRMKEVVLQVTIFHVTEDVGLLSPPLQHNQNMTSAKLLSTPLQQHLTSTKMVRN; this is translated from the exons ATGAGGAAATATGGGGGTGAACTCTCTCCAATTGTTACCCTCTCTGTTCCTGATGGTAGTGTCTGGCATGTAGGATTGAAAAAAGCAGACAACAAGtattgtttccttgatggttggAAAGAGTTTGTTCAACGCTATTCCATTGGTGTTGGATACTTGTTGGTATTCAGATACGAAGGAAAGTCATCTTTCAATgtccatatttttaatttggctACTTCTGAGATAAACTATCAATCAGTCACACGAAGCAGTAATGAAGGGCTTCACTTCACAAATTGTcttaaattttttgaagaaatGGAAGGTGAAGATTCCATTGAAATCTCGGATTCATCACCCTCCCACCTTTCACCCAGTTCATTGCAAAATCAAGCTCTTGCTGGATCAGTAGATAAAATGATGCCCGGAAAGAGTTATAATACACCTCCAGCATTGCAGAATCTGTTCAATGGATCTAAACTTAATAGCATAAACTGGGGAGAAGGTGGTAATGCCCATTCTTCAAGAAGTGCCAATTCACTAGATAATCGATTGACCAGAGACATAGGACTTCAGTTTAATGCAGTCGAGTTTAAAAGATCTACTGAAGAATTGAAATTGCGTGCTTCCATCGAGGAAAGGATGAAAAAAACTACAAGAAAGAAGCGAAAATCAG ATGGCCAGGAACCCTCTGCTGGGCACGAAGAGGAGGTAGAAATGCGCTTTAGATTTTATGAAAGTGCTTCTGCAAGAAAAAGAACTGTGACAGctgaagaaagagagagggtcATCAACGAAGCAAAAGCATTTGAACCATCTAATCCTTTCTGTCGAGTTGTCCTGCGGCCCTCATATTTATATAGGGGATGCATAATG taTCTGCCATCATGCTTTGCAGAGAAGCATTTGAATGGAGTTTCAGGGtttattaaacttcagatctcTAATGGTAGACAGTGGCCGGTTCGCTGCCTTTATAAAGGAGGTAGAGCCAAGTTAAGCCAGGGGTGGTTTGAATTTTCATTAGAGAACAATTTAGGGGAAGGTGATGTCTGTGTGTTTGAGCTGCTTAGAATGAAAGAAGTAGTGCTGCAAGTTACCATCTTTCATGTTACCGAGGATGTGGGACTGTTGAGCCCTCCTTTGCAGCATAACCAAAACATGACCTCAGCTAAACTGTTAAGCACTCCCTTGCAGCAACACCTCACTTCAACTA